TGGTTGCAAATAAAGTATTTGGCTCATCTGGTGTATTTCCACTTAATTTAACATCAAAGTCGAATCCTGCCGTTTTAAGAATATCCTCTAAATCTTCTGCCGTATATTCTTTGCCTGCTGCAAGATGAATTGTATACTGACCTTCTGTTACCGTATTGGTTCCACTGATTTCAATTGCTGTATTTGTCTCTACTTCTTCTTTGCCTGCCGCCTTATCGAATGCGAATTTAAACACAGTATTATTGAACTCTGTTCCATACTTATTTGCCGTAAATGAAATTGTATCTGCTCCAACAAATCCCGTTACAGTTCCATCATCAGATACTGCCTTCACACCACCGACTGTTGCAGTTCCGGCAGTTGTGTCTGCATCTGCATTAAAAATACCATTCTTTAAAGATACTTTCACTTCAGCCGGTGCGCCAGTTGCGGTACTGTCTTCCTGTTTTGCATTTGCGATCAAGTCATCAATTTCGTCCTGTGTATATACCTTATTTTTCGAAAGATTTAAAGTTAATGTCTTTCCATCAGCAGCCCAGATAGCAGTCTCCTGACCTGCCTTTGTTGTTGTGGAAGCTGCTGTTGCTACTTTAATACCTTTCACGTTAGATGTTACAAGTGCACCGTCTAATGTTGCATCTACAACACCAAACTTCGGACCTGACCCGGTTGAAGATGTACTTCCACTCTGGGAACCATCCAACAGCTTCATCGTATTGAACTCTGTTGTCTCAGAAATTCTTGTCAGTTCTTCCTGTAACTGGGAAATCTCGTTCTGTACTGCCTCGCGGTCGTCATCTGTCTCTGTACCGTTGGAAGCCTGTACGGATAACTCTCTCATTCTCTGTAAGATGGAGTGTGATTCGTTTAATGCGCCCTCAGCGGTCTGGATCAGAGAGATACCATCCTGTGCGTTGTCAGATGCTTTGTTTAAGCCACGGATCTGGCTTCTCATTTTCTCAGAAATAGAAAGTCCTGCTGCGTCATCTGCTGCACGGTTGATCTTGTAACCGGAAGATAACTTCTCAGATGATTTTGCCTGCATTCCTGTTGTAACGCCTAAATTTCTGTTCGCATTCATTGCGGACATGTTGTGCTGTACTACCATTGCCATAATATTTACCTC
The Roseburia rectibacter DNA segment above includes these coding regions:
- a CDS encoding flagellin N-terminal helical domain-containing protein — its product is MAMVVQHNMSAMNANRNLGVTTGMQAKSSEKLSSGYKINRAADDAAGLSISEKMRSQIRGLNKASDNAQDGISLIQTAEGALNESHSILQRMRELSVQASNGTETDDDREAVQNEISQLQEELTRISETTEFNTMKLLDGSQSGSTSSTGSGPKFGVVDATLDGALVTSNVKGIKVATAASTTTKAGQETAIWAADGKTLTLNLSKNKVYTQDEIDDLIANAKQEDSTATGAPAEVKVSLKNGIFNADADTTAGTATVGGVKAVSDDGTVTGFVGADTISFTANKYGTEFNNTVFKFAFDKAAGKEEVETNTAIEISGTNTVTEGQYTIHLAAGKEYTAEDLEDILKTAGFDFDVKLSGNTPDEPNTLFATSGASSVSDITMGDTAGAGLGSTDAMWGQAGYDSVSSGAGITLQIGANEGQTMSFSIDDMSARALGVDGNKVDLSTQSGAQKATTTIDAAIKKVSAQRGKMGAIQNRLEHTISNLDTAAENTQTAESRIRDTDMAEEMVEYSKNNILAQAGQSMLAQANQSTQGVLSLLQ